One Salvia splendens isolate huo1 chromosome 22, SspV2, whole genome shotgun sequence DNA segment encodes these proteins:
- the LOC121787604 gene encoding probable NAD(P)H dehydrogenase (quinone) FQR1-like 1 isoform X1 produces the protein MATKVYIVYYSMYGHVEKLAEEIKKGAASVEGVEAQLWQVPETLSDDVLTKMSVPPKSDVPIITPNQLSEADGFIFGFPTRFGMMAAQFKAFFDATGGLWRTQQLAGKPAGIFYSTGSQGGGQETTALTAITQLVHHGMIFVPIGYTFGAGMFEMEKVKGGSPYGAGTYAGDGSRSPSELELQQAFHQGKYIATIAMKLKGGAA, from the exons ATGGCGACCAAAGTTTACATTGT GTACTATTCTATGTATGGACATGTGGAGAAACTCGCTGAAGAGATAAAGAAAGGAGCTGCATCTGTTGAAGGAGTAGAAGCCCAGTTATGGCAG GTTCCCGAAACACTATCTGATGATGTTCTGACGAAAATGAGCGTGCCTCCAAAGAGTGATGTGCCCATTATCACCCCTAATCAGCTCTCTGAGGCTGATGGCTTCATATTCGGCTTCCCTACAAGGTTTGGCATGATGGCTGCACAATTCAAAGCGTTTTTTGACGCTACTGGAGGCCTATGGAGAACACAACAGCTCGCTGGCAAGCCTGCCGGGATCTTCTACAGCACTGGATCTCAAGGCGGTGGCCAGGAGACTACAGC ATTGACTGCTATCACTCAGCTTGTTCACCATGGCATGATCTTTGTGCCGATCGGGTATACGTTTGGAGCTGGCATGTTCGAAATGGAGAAGGTTAAAGGTGGAAGCCCCTATGGAGCTGGGACTTATGCCGGTGATGGTTCAAGGAGCCCGTCCGAGCTTGAATTGCAGCAGGCTTTTCATCAAGGGAAATACATTGCCACAATTGCCATGAAACTGAAGGGAGGAGCTGCCTAA
- the LOC121787604 gene encoding probable NAD(P)H dehydrogenase (quinone) FQR1-like 1 isoform X2, whose protein sequence is MYGHVEKLAEEIKKGAASVEGVEAQLWQVPETLSDDVLTKMSVPPKSDVPIITPNQLSEADGFIFGFPTRFGMMAAQFKAFFDATGGLWRTQQLAGKPAGIFYSTGSQGGGQETTALTAITQLVHHGMIFVPIGYTFGAGMFEMEKVKGGSPYGAGTYAGDGSRSPSELELQQAFHQGKYIATIAMKLKGGAA, encoded by the exons ATGTATGGACATGTGGAGAAACTCGCTGAAGAGATAAAGAAAGGAGCTGCATCTGTTGAAGGAGTAGAAGCCCAGTTATGGCAG GTTCCCGAAACACTATCTGATGATGTTCTGACGAAAATGAGCGTGCCTCCAAAGAGTGATGTGCCCATTATCACCCCTAATCAGCTCTCTGAGGCTGATGGCTTCATATTCGGCTTCCCTACAAGGTTTGGCATGATGGCTGCACAATTCAAAGCGTTTTTTGACGCTACTGGAGGCCTATGGAGAACACAACAGCTCGCTGGCAAGCCTGCCGGGATCTTCTACAGCACTGGATCTCAAGGCGGTGGCCAGGAGACTACAGC ATTGACTGCTATCACTCAGCTTGTTCACCATGGCATGATCTTTGTGCCGATCGGGTATACGTTTGGAGCTGGCATGTTCGAAATGGAGAAGGTTAAAGGTGGAAGCCCCTATGGAGCTGGGACTTATGCCGGTGATGGTTCAAGGAGCCCGTCCGAGCTTGAATTGCAGCAGGCTTTTCATCAAGGGAAATACATTGCCACAATTGCCATGAAACTGAAGGGAGGAGCTGCCTAA
- the LOC121785758 gene encoding transcription factor bHLH123-like isoform X1 yields the protein MADDFQLGNGSWWDTSRNRFESGTTSPASSSISTTLNAIASYGWPTEMVDTKSSRDDDQSSAGGGSGGGVLSSPNLQMMGLGLSSQSMDWNQALLNEKGDSSFRSLLQQDLSSNTPNFRGFSLDQPQFTSQASSNDSTITSPAFQVDSSTAYSLLLSENQPQPTYQNRPLPNYPYTPAGNSNHLHFTNNTPFWNASAPPSEARSSFFPPLQNQIPTFEAKPKSKAGGRELSTSAKKNSAEATNKRARSETPSPLPAFKVRKEKMGDRITALQQLVSPFGKTDTASVLSEAIEYIKFLHEQVSALSAPYMINGAPMQNKQSNPEKLKDLEGGRHDLRSRGLCLVPVSSTFPVTHETSVDFWTPTFGGTFR from the exons ATGGCAGACGATTTCCAGCTCGGAAACGGAAGCTGGTGGGATACATCAAGAAACCGATTCGAATCCGGCACCACCTCCCCGGCTTCCTCGTCGATTTCCACCACGCTTAATGCGATCGCAAGCTACGGATGGCCGACAGAGATGGTCGACACGAAATCATCCAGAGATGATGATCAATCATCTGCTGGCGGTGGAAGTGGTGGTGGTGTTTTATCTTCCCCCAATTTGCAAATGATGGGATTAGGCCTTTCCTCACAAAGCATGGATTGGAACCAAGCTTTATT AAATGAAAAAGGGGATAGCAGTTTCCGGTCGTTGCTCCAGCAAGATTTGAGCTCGAACACCCCCAATTTCCGCGGATTTTCGTTGGATCAACCGCAGTTTACTTCTCAGGCGAGCTCCAACGACAGCACCATCACGTCGCCCGCTTTTCAAGTGGACTCCTCCACCGCCTACAGCCTCTTGTTATCAGAAAATCAACCGCAACCTACCTACCAAAACCGACCCTTACCAAACTATCCATACACCCCGGCCGGAAATAGCAACCATTTGCATTTCACCAACAACACTCCCTTCTGGAACGCATCGGCCCCTCCATCCGAAGCCCGGTCGAGCTTTTTCCCGCCCTTACAAAATCAGATTCCCACTTTTGAGGCCAAACCAAAG AGCAAGGCGGGAGGGCGGGAATTAAGCACGTCGGCGAAGAAAAACAGCGCTGAGGCGACGAATAAAAGGGCGCGAAGTGAAACGCCGTCGCCTTTGCCGGCTTTCAAG GTGAGGAAAGAAAAGATGGGAGACAGAATAACGGCACTTCAACAATTGGTCTCACCTTTTGGAAAG ACAGACACTGCTTCCGTACTCTCAGAAGCTATCGAATACATCAAATTTCTCCACGAACAAGTCAGT GCCTTAAGTGCACCCTACATGATAAATGGAGCTCCCATGCAAAATAAGCAG AGTAATCCTGAAAAATTGAAGGATCTAGAAGGGGGCCGTCACGATCTAAGAAGCCGAGGGCTATGTCTAGTGCCCGTTTCGAGCACTTTTCCGGTGACGCACGAAACATCAGTCGATTTTTGGACCCCTACATTTGGCGGTACATTCAGATAA
- the LOC121785758 gene encoding transcription factor bHLH112-like isoform X2 translates to MADDFQLGNGSWWDTSRNRFESGTTSPASSSISTTLNAIASYGWPTEMVDTKSSRDDDQSSAGGGSGGGVLSSPNLQMMGLGLSSQSMDWNQALLNEKGDSSFRSLLQQDLSSNTPNFRGFSLDQPQFTSQASSNDSTITSPAFQVDSSTAYSLLLSENQPQPTYQNRPLPNYPYTPAGNSNHLHFTNNTPFWNASAPPSEARSSFFPPLQNQIPTFEAKPKSKAGGRELSTSAKKNSAEATNKRARSETPSPLPAFKVRKEKMGDRITALQQLVSPFGKTLLPYSQKLSNTSNFSTNKSVP, encoded by the exons ATGGCAGACGATTTCCAGCTCGGAAACGGAAGCTGGTGGGATACATCAAGAAACCGATTCGAATCCGGCACCACCTCCCCGGCTTCCTCGTCGATTTCCACCACGCTTAATGCGATCGCAAGCTACGGATGGCCGACAGAGATGGTCGACACGAAATCATCCAGAGATGATGATCAATCATCTGCTGGCGGTGGAAGTGGTGGTGGTGTTTTATCTTCCCCCAATTTGCAAATGATGGGATTAGGCCTTTCCTCACAAAGCATGGATTGGAACCAAGCTTTATT AAATGAAAAAGGGGATAGCAGTTTCCGGTCGTTGCTCCAGCAAGATTTGAGCTCGAACACCCCCAATTTCCGCGGATTTTCGTTGGATCAACCGCAGTTTACTTCTCAGGCGAGCTCCAACGACAGCACCATCACGTCGCCCGCTTTTCAAGTGGACTCCTCCACCGCCTACAGCCTCTTGTTATCAGAAAATCAACCGCAACCTACCTACCAAAACCGACCCTTACCAAACTATCCATACACCCCGGCCGGAAATAGCAACCATTTGCATTTCACCAACAACACTCCCTTCTGGAACGCATCGGCCCCTCCATCCGAAGCCCGGTCGAGCTTTTTCCCGCCCTTACAAAATCAGATTCCCACTTTTGAGGCCAAACCAAAG AGCAAGGCGGGAGGGCGGGAATTAAGCACGTCGGCGAAGAAAAACAGCGCTGAGGCGACGAATAAAAGGGCGCGAAGTGAAACGCCGTCGCCTTTGCCGGCTTTCAAG GTGAGGAAAGAAAAGATGGGAGACAGAATAACGGCACTTCAACAATTGGTCTCACCTTTTGGAAAG ACACTGCTTCCGTACTCTCAGAAGCTATCGAATACATCAAATTTCTCCACGAACAAGTCAGT GCCTTAA